Genomic segment of Arachis hypogaea cultivar Tifrunner chromosome 11, arahy.Tifrunner.gnm2.J5K5, whole genome shotgun sequence:
CTCACGGTTACACAGAATAACCATTCACCCAGCTACCCTCATGAACCATGGTTCTGAACTTCTGATAACCTAAGGGTGTACTTGTGAATTGGGAATCTGGAGAGAAAGAGGGAGGGAAAAAAAGGGAATCTTAACAGTAAACAGACTTGGCTTTACTTATCAAGAAGCCATTCCCTTCCCTTCTTTTCCTCCAAGATCCCAAGGATTGGATAAAAAAGTTCCCATTTcctaaatttaaaagataacttCCAGAGGCAAGTTCCATTGCCTAATAATGATAAATCCACAATCCTTCACGTGAAAGAACCTCAAATGATCAACTATCAAACCAGCAAGAGCTTGTGTCTTTATTCTTACTATTTTGTGAAAAGAAAATACAGAAATCATGTCCAAAAAAACCTATGCCAACCATGGTACACAAAatgtaaaaatatgaatttaaacagTGCCGAACTGCCGATAGATGAGTTCATAGTACGCGGAAAACAACCACTTGAGATATGGTAAGTTGGTAACTAAATGCATTTACTGATTTACATTTGAAGCAATAGTAGTGATGGTTAAATTTGCTAAAAATCTTCTAATCTAATAGTAAATAATCAATCACCTCCTCCAAGCATATCCAACAAATACAAATCCACTAAGCTAGATCAAAGAGCTCTCATATCATTatcatcacaaccatcatcatcatcaatgtcACCAATATCATACCTCTCTATATCAAAACCTTGCTCCTGAAACAGCAACAACGCACGGCACATCAAGATCTCATTATCTCTCAATATCCCTATATTTCAATCTACTACCCTACCATTTGATTAAGCAttcacacaaaacaaaaaataaaataataagaaataagaaaataaaaatacaaagaaagtaaaagaaattCATCGTCTACTTGATCTTCTGAGTAGCCACCGGCATTTTAAGCAATTTAGTTACGCGATTTATGAATGTAACGAATCATTTCCAGATCCAAGTAAGCAAATAGAAATTTCGgtacaaaaaattgaaaactaaaagaagaaaaaagaaaaaaaaaaaaagaaaaagaaaagcacacCTACGTCTGTTTGGAATATGAAGAAGAGGAAGGTACGCGCTTGTTTCGGAACATCATGTAACCCACCGGAAGCACAACTCCGATCATCATCACGGCGGCTCCGATCAGGTACCTCAGTGGGCTTGGCGGCTCCACCTCCACCAACGTCCTTACCTGCACCATTATCGCAAATCACAACCCACAATCGACAATGACCACAACGTTCCGATCCCAAATAAATGAATAAGAAAGACGAAGACTGAGAAGTGAGAACAGTAAACCCTAAAGGAAAACGACATCGTTCAACTCGATCTGGTTCCCAATTAGATCGACTTACAGGCATATCGAGAAATCTGTGGAAGAGAACAAGTTCCTACTGCTCAGTGTCGTTTCCAAAAGGaagcttcttctcctccttttttttttttctcatttaacTGAAATCACTTGGATGAAATCAATTCtcacttattttttattgtttatggcCCCTTATTTTTGTGTAAATTTCATTTTAGccgcttattattatttttcttgtacacttattttattttatttaaattgccGGTGGATCTCTTTCTTTTTGGTGGGTCCATTATGTTGGATTCGGCCTTATTCACTCTAGCGCAGTTTTGAGGGGGTAATTTACCTGatcccaaaagaaaaaaaaacaaaaaatttactattttttgttaTGAACTAGTGTATGAATTCGTGCTtagtacaaaaaaaatttatatgtttggatatttcaaaaaaaaaatataaaataattattatgttaagaaatttataaaattattatcaaaattaaagtttaacttaaaaataatgagtaataattattttatatttttaagtaaaataatttaaaataaaattaaaatatttatattaaaatcctttttttttcaatttaccaaaaaaaaaaatcctaattttttaaagACTTTTCTATAAACAACATTGATGGTTGAATTTGCAGATATTCCTATGTGATTCATAAGTTAAACTTTTAAACCTCTGttactcttaactcttgaaagtGCCACATATAGTTGGTCATGTGTAAAAACTGGTTTGGGCAAGTACACTCCAACATGAGATAAAGTGTGTTCCTGAGACTTATTAATTGTCATGGAAAACGATACTATTATGAAAAattgtctttgttggaatctAACTGGGACGGTTTCATTTGTTGGTACCATATTCATTCTTGGAATCAAAGCAGTTACCCGTTAAGACTTCACATTCTATGACATGATTTTCAAGTTTCCTAACTTGTAGCCTTGTACCATTACAAAGACCACTGGATTGGTCAATATTCCTCAGTAACATCACCGGAACACCAaccttgagtattaatttatgtgAAGGCAAACCAGAGTAATTTATGCTATTCAGTAATTCAGGATCATAGAGATCTAGTTGAATCTTCATATTTCCTTCATCCATACAAATCGAATCCGaactaagatataattttttccCTCCAGGAATGATAGCCATCAGATGGTTGTTGACCTCTTCAACGATGTCCAGCGTGGGAGTCAGTATAGTTCTTGCTTTGAAAAAAATCCTTTGAGGATATGTTAtccaaaatatttggataagtaaaatgaaccaactcatcaaatgtCTGGTCCGAAaaaggaataacaatatctccTGGAAGACATATCTCAGATTCACCATCCATATTGTCACATATTAGACCTTCACAAACTTTCAATAACCACTCACTAAATTGCTCTGTCTCATCTTAATCTGAAGTAGTCGTCCCTACAGAGAGTCTCAtgtttttttgttagtttgagcaCTTGACAAAACTTCCAAAGGTAAGACGAATTCACGGTTAAATGAATGATATCTTGTCTCGATCCTCGTGAAATGACAGAAAGAATTTGTCTAAAGTCTCCACCTAGTACAATCACTTTTTCTCCAAAGGGCAAATCTTTGTTATATATTGGAGAAAACCTCATGATATCACATAAGCATTTATCAAGCGTTTCATAGCAGTACCTACTAACCATTGGAGCCTCATCCCAAATTATAAGTTTGGCTTTCAACAGCAGCATTGCTTGAGGGGAACCAGGTTTGATGTTACATACAGAATCCTCAGTTATATTCAGCGGTATTTTGAACCTTGAGTGTTCCGTTCTTCCATTGGGAAGAAGTAAAGATGCAATACCACTTGAAACAATATTTAACACAATATCACCCCTTGAATGAATCTCAACAGACATAAAGTTCCAGAGAAATGTTTTTCCAGTACCCCCATGACCATATACAAAGAAAAAACCCCTTTATCATAATACACAGCTGTAACAATTTTATCGAATGCATATTTCTGTTCAGGTGTTGCGATGGCTACCATGTCTGAGGCATTTTTCTTTAAACATCCCTGTTAAAGTTTAGCTCTTCCCTGATAACCCTTTCGGTTAACAAAGAACTATCAACTTCAGTTGCTAAAGGCATATGAGGATAGTCTTTCAAGGTTTTACCATAGGAATGTAAGATATTGTCTATATCCATTAAGCACAACTAATTAATCTCATCATCTGACATGGTTAACTCTGTATATTATACCATACTgtaaaaattcaatcaaactaaaaatgataaaaaatgaaGAACTTTTATAATTGCAATTATAAAAACTCACCCCTCATGTTCATCACGGTTCTCTGTTGATACAAAATATCATCTGAGAGTTCATGCCAACATCTATCCCAGACATGTTCTGGTCTTGAGATATTGTTGGATGTTAATAGAATGACAAATAACCTTCTAACATATGATCCTGAGGCCCATAAGCTTACTTCCTTAATTGCATCCATGAATTCTCTACCATCTTGCAAGAGTCCAAGGACGAAGCATGCAACTCTATACGTAGCATAAATTGTTCCTCCTACTGTTCTTATATCTCAAAATTTTATACATCCTCTTTGAGTATTCAAGAGAAGTCATTGGTAATATTCTTCAGTATTTGCTGCAAAAAACTTGGTTAAAATCCCACTTTTAAATCGCTAAATGGATTAGGCTACGCGATTTCAATTATTATGTAGCTACACATCCGCATAagattaatttttctaaaaaatatagaataattctaaaattgtatAATCTACAGATTATAACTGCTGAAAGTTATTTGAACATTTGTTTTCTAGTGTATGGATGTGGGGTACATGctgttaagattttaaatttaaatcatcaaataaatAAGATCAAATTGAATATAAACTCATCATTACCAACAGGTACAAGAGTAAACCTTCCAATTGCGAAGCCTTGCTTTCGAGAAAACCACTTTGAAGCATCGTCCTTCTAAACAAACTTGGTTGGAAACTCAGCATAAGTCAAACTTCGAGCATATGGATATGACATGTTCGCCGCCATCCATCCCAAAAACATGGACTTGAGATATTGCTCTTTCGACGATATCATTTACATTAGATGTTTCACTACAAACCACAGGTTGCTCATCCTCCAAATGGAATGGAAGTCTAATCACAAATggttctttctcttggatttcgTATCCAAATAAACCAGACTGCCTCACATGCCGAAATATACCTACAATCGTAGTAATTCCTAATTTCGTCAACAACTTGTGTGGCTTCTAACGGATCACCAGCGTTGTATAGGATAGTTGTTACGCGGTTATTGCCCTTGTGTACATACTTAAACAGATACTTAATAGAACTTGTTTGGCATGTGTATTCCACATTTATGTGGCACCCGAACTTGAGCAACAATTCTGGATTATAAGGAACAATGAACTTATTGTCTAGTACACATTCCCTTTTCTTCACTATTCGACCGTTATCAGTATGCCTATATTTGGGAAATCCAACTTCATCAATTAGTGTTCGCTGTCTAAACTCTTTAGGATAAAACTTTGAATAGGATCCATTCTTCATGCAAGGTGAATTCTTGTTGTACGGACCACATGGACCATGTACCATGTAATTTTGAACAGCTCCATGTAGATTTGGCCTTTCATTTTCATCAGGAATCTCAGCTattatatgtttgtctatgtcatCTGGTGTTTGTGTGCATGGAatttaacttcgcacaactgaaacagcaagtgcactgggtcgtccaagtaatatctgaggtgagtcagggtagatcccacgaggattgtcggcttggatcaaacagtggttatcttgtaaatctttgtcaggcggatagaaaagttgtgtagttgtttaaatgcataaaagcaactaaagataacgttactcagtaattgtgaattcaatgataagaagatggttaaggcttcagagatgctttgttcttctggatcaatactttcttactgtctactccaactgtgaatgatttcttctatagcaggctatatgtgatcaacGTTGGTTGAGAGGCCGCCAATCTTCCTCTAGGATGAACACCATGTTTAGTGCACATccagtctgaatgagggtgaagctcttgcagtccatccccttggtgatcctactcaaaacgccatagacaaggtcgaatcttccggatcagagaatactGCGCTTttattctagcctttaccacaaagaccctaatctccccatacatcagctaaactgatgtctcgagaagtccccaacgaagtcatggattagccgtctaagagatgtatcctcaagctagtggttcattgatatctGATGAAAGACGCTCgctaaacccatgtagaatagagatagCTTGTGATGGTTCAACTCATTCCTAAGGTTGAAGAACGAGGATACATCTtaggagagaatcaaacacgaattgaaataTAACAGTAgtgcttttattaatccataaaactcagcagagctcctgaccttaacctaggaggtttagtggctcatattgtacaatgaaactcgaaaatatgaaaataatgttCTATGGTGGTCGAAGATCCTAAAACAagagtgatcttctcctatatatactaatctaataactaaggattacagaaatatgataggtTTAGGcttatagtgcaaaaatccactttcgaggcccacttggtgagtgtttgggctaagctaaGGGTGTCCCCACGTGCTAGTAGGGCTCTTAGGCGTGGAACGCCCCC
This window contains:
- the LOC112720794 gene encoding uncharacterized protein isoform X1, which gives rise to MSFSFRVRTLVEVEPPSPLRYLIGAAVMMIGVVLPVGYMMFRNKRVPSSSSYSKQTSKVLI
- the LOC112720794 gene encoding uncharacterized protein isoform X2, encoding MPVRTLVEVEPPSPLRYLIGAAVMMIGVVLPVGYMMFRNKRVPSSSSYSKQTSKVLI
- the LOC112720794 gene encoding uncharacterized protein isoform X3, which translates into the protein MSFSFRVRTLVEVEPPSPLRYLIGAAVMMIGVVLPVGYMMFRNKRVPSSSSYSKQT
- the LOC112720794 gene encoding uncharacterized protein isoform X4, whose translation is MPVRTLVEVEPPSPLRYLIGAAVMMIGVVLPVGYMMFRNKRVPSSSSYSKQT
- the LOC140176104 gene encoding uncharacterized protein; the protein is MVAIATPEQKYAFDKIVTAVGDIVLNIVSSGIASLLLPNGRTEHSRFKIPLNITEDSVCNIKPGSPQAMLLLKAKLIIWDEAPMVSRYCYETLDKCLCDIMRIFFKARTILTPTLDIVEEVNNHLMAIIPGGKKLYLSSDSICMDEGNMKIQLDLYDPELLNSINYSGLPSHKLILKVGVPVMLLRNIDQSSGLCNGTRLQVRKLENHVIECEVLTGNCFDSKNEYGTNK